A segment of the Corythoichthys intestinalis isolate RoL2023-P3 chromosome 16, ASM3026506v1, whole genome shotgun sequence genome:
tgctacaacatgcgaccgctatctctcgctatctcgctcgttctcccattcttcctactcgttccccttgcgtctcttaagggggggcctgcatagttacgaacattaggctacaatacacaatgaataggtgtccgctgaactcctcccactcggctgccgctagtttgaagcggccttaattttttttttttttatttaaataaataaataaaatacatctcatttgccaggcgtggcggctttcattttagtgtggcggtgcgccacaatctgttgaatataggggaaGCCCTGATTTATGCAATGCTGTCCTGAGTAAACGCACAACAACTAGGATATCTGCCATTTTGATTTAGTGGTATTTCAAACTACAAGCATACTTGTTGTTTTCTAGTTTCTACTTACAAGTTGCTAGTAGGAACGCTTGGAGACTATTTTGTGGGTTTTCACTTGTACACTAAACTTCAGGTAGCTAAACTTAATTTTCAAAGCTTTCAAATTGACTGCGGAACAGCAAACTAAAATGGCACATCTCGTCTCCTTTTtgcacactttttgctgggtctACTCAGTGTAAACATGATTGTTTACCCAACTCTATGTTGTTCGGGCAAACCGATTCGACATTACAGTGTTATATGCAGATAACGGGACAAATTTACCCATGCACGCCACATGATGGCGACAAAGTACTACTTAACAGAAAATTGAATTCCTCAACTCACTTGAAAAGACGCCCAATTTCTATCAAATATTATTTCCTGCTGTCATTCGATCTACGTTTGATGACGTCACACATATGCGTTTGCGCTCCAATTTAAACGGCATGAAAACAGACTTGACAAGCTCATAAGGGTTATTGATGTGAATTGCTCTTTCTACAGGAGCCACCTGTACAGCACCTCTTCCGGATATGTTCACATTCCACAATGTTTTGGAAGGACTTTAGCAGATTTATTACTCTTCAGCTCTACAAGGACTTCATTTTGAAATATGACaaagttcaaatttttttttttttttagaaaatataGACACGAAGATCTGTAgttcattataaatgtattacTCATTCTGGCTAAATTCGATATCCACAAATACAGCCACCAAACaccaaactataaaaaaattataatgctGTATTACATTAAAACAATTAATGGTTAAAAATGCTTTAAAACAATTCATTTTTGTACCACTTACAAGTTGTTTGAATATACATaacttttgtatatatatatcctctGACATATTTCGTTGTTAAAAGTTGTATACCTatgtattagagatgtcccgatccatcggcgtcattttcaaagtatcggaatcggcaaaaaaatatcggacatgcctttttttaatatatttttattttttaattaaatcgttttctaattgtatttaaccttacagacataatatgttacactcatccagagtctttagtttaggcttaaggtagggttatcaaattcatccgttaaaggcggtaattttatttttattttttatttatcacattaaaatatttaacgcaattaacgcattatcgcgttcaatctgtaatgacgccgttttacctatatataaatagagagctaaaaggcagcgtaaaatgagtagagtacattttggcagcctttggagcgtttttttaattggctaaaaccttacaatccctctccctatgattagaaatatcgtgggaagcaatgtggggaagaaaggtagtaattgatatttttcttaacacccgatgttatttcccaacgcagagaagatatatcaattggtaccaatacgcacagtcatggttgcacttcccatcatgcatttgggcagaacagttaaatgtctatagtatcatttactgaaagctcaacaaatacaccagatggcaatatttactcaaaatatacaaagtcacatttgtcctttaagaattagcagtctttctatccatggatccctctcacagaaagaatgttaataatgtaaacaaatacagtacttatgtactgtatgttgaatgtatatattcgtccgagttttattcatttttttcttaatgcattgccaaaatgtatatgatcgggaaaaattatcgggaatgattggaattgattcgggagcaaaaaaaaaaaaacacaatcggatcgggaaatatcgggatcggcagatactcaaactaaaacgatcgggatcggatcgggagcaaaaaaacatgatcggaacaaccctactatgtatacttttatttttatttgaataaatgtgtgtttcaattaaaaaataataaaaaatttaaaaatgacaaGCTCACCTGTGGAAGCTGTTCACCCTTTTCATTTCAGCGTCTTGTGATCCTGAGCAGCAAAAAAAGataatttgaattaaaatagcgatgaggggaaaaaaggttCACGCTATATCTGCCAAGCGCTGCCACACCACTACATTAGCATTAGCTCGCCGGCTATACACTCCCTAGCAGCTAACTCTGGCAACAGTTCTAAGGCACCATTTTAGTCTTTTCCTCCATAACATCCTGGACCGAGTGCTGACTGGCCGCTAAGCCTCTGAGGTAGAAAGAGTCATGATTGATAAGAAAGCACCAGAGggtaaacaaaaaaatcccGGCGAGACAGCCAAGGAGGCCAACCAGCAGTCAATAGGGACACGCCCGCCAGCCTCCGGGTAGCCTTACAGCGCATGCGCACAGCAATCACTTTTGTGATCGACAGCGAGTTAAGCCAATCAACATCAAGGAAATAGAAATTTCGACCAATTGAACATAAGAAGGTGTGGCCTAACTAAGAAATCACACAATGCACTCGGTAGTCTGCAGACAGACAGGCGGACTCTCAGACAATACAATTTCAAAAATTACAATTTGAGTGAAATTTTCTCATGAATATATATCATCCCACTTGATATGAAATTGTAGCGAATATCTGACATTGTAGATCAAAGCATTCTCAAACCTTTTACCATAAATGCCTATCGTGACTAATTTTcaccatatttatttattcttattattttaatacagtggtgcctAGACATACGAAAAaattcattttacaaaaaagttTTTCGATGATTTTTTCCGCTTCACATAACGAAAAATTATTCATCATACAAAAGACAATACGTATTGTAATAGATCATTCCCGCTCGCAGCAATGCAATAATGTCACTACGTTTGACTATAAATGTCAACAAATGAAATATACATACCACGATGTGCTAAACAATGCGCGTATATATATGAAACAAAGGAAGAATTTTACTTAAAATCGATGCTTTATCAATGAAATTGCAAGCAATTGCCACTGAATTTAGCTCGTCTTTTAGCACTCCTTTTTTTATGAGCTCGAGTAGTCATGTAATAACGTCTGAAGGAGCTGCAACCAAACAAACTAGTTACACAAAAGCACCACTAGGTGGCGACAAAGCGTTATAAATGAAGACAGACAATAAGAGGACATGACCGCAAAATTAATGTGGTGATTTAGTATAGCGTGAAACCAGTTAGGCCAGTTACATGTAAAACGTGACTCATTATATGAAAAATTCACGATAAGAATTCATTTCGTATCTTGAGGcaccactgtatgtattttaaTAAACTTTTTCAACTTGACTTAGCATCAACTTGAAAGCAAAAACACAAGTGAAAGATTTTAAAATCTTAACaccttcactgccattgacagtgacagaagtcaaatccattttaaatgggatCATGTTTTACTGcctttgacggtgatagacgtccaatccaatttgactaggGGGTTCCAgccaaaatgtattggacgtttattgccatcaatggcatccaatgagCCAATTTTGTAATTTTAGCGTCATGGAGTTAACACTACTTCACATTTATTTAACAGCTATGTATTGCGATCCCTAAACAGTGTTACTCGATGATTTTTGAATAATGTCTGGGATGTTAATGTGAAAGTAACAACTCATgcatcatatattttttttcttttcctcatTTATGAATGGTGGCTCTTGATTTCAAGTTGTTGTCCAGATGGCGTGTTATTACGTAAGCGCGCTTGATGAGTGAAATAAGAGTGTTTATGTAAGTGCAATCTCTACTTTTGGCCAATGACAAGCTGGCGCTCACCAACTCATCcttctcaacgggaaaataaataaataaaagcctaAAACAACGCATTAAAAGGAATTATTGACTGTACGGGACATGTCACGCTATAAAAGAGGGCTGGCCATGAATGAGTATGCTTCAGTGCGTTTGACAGCAATTTACAttgacagtcaaaatggattggaatggATCTATCAtcagtaatggcagccaattaggcATCCATGAATGAGAAGGTACTAGCATGAATTTCCTTGAATTGGGACAGATGGTTTTCAGAAATGTACTTCAAAATATAGAAGTTGACTGCAAATTTTCCagattttgaccaaaaatttCCTTGGAATTTACAGaacaaaaaatcatgcatttttTACAGAAATTGGCAAAACCTTTCCCAAAATTTACTGGAAATTTTCTGGGAATTTACAAGaatgtctttattattttattttgttgcacTAACTAAATTATTCCTTCTGGCCgaactgatttttttcagcTTCTCtacattcctttttttttttattcattcatctcaGTGCAATGGACGATGACCGTCCATCAGCCTCCATAGCAGTCAATGAATAAATGCCTTTGTTTAAAGAGCTCCAAACCTTAAAAAGCACTCTTGGAATTACGTAAACTCTCTGACCAGACTTAACCAATGGTCTAATCCCTGATGGTTGCCAGTCAGGAAGTAGACTTGGAtttgaaaagacaaaaaaacaccTTTCAGGAGAAACACATTGAACACGGGCCCCTGGAAAGCACAGAGATGCTGGAGCAAAATCGACACATGTAATTAGACattataaaatgtttaaaacacgTTTACGCTGTAAAAAGGGTTTTACATGATCTGCTTGTCAACTAACTGCCAATGATAGAGAAAGAGGTTcaatttatttgaactgggatggttGGCATTAAGCGAtcgtgtttcagtgccattgacggttatttatccaatccattttgacgtggaaaaaaaaaaaaagatacaatgctcaagtaggtcgaaatccagcgtagggctactgcaccttaaaacatgtttttttttctccttgagataactgttgttgtgatttggtctaaacaaataaaagttgatttggatTTTATTGGACTTAGAACGTatgcataactgaacagtatggacatgcaggtgacaatgttttttttaggcaaCCTATAGTGGTTCCTCagttttatcattattattattattatagttattctttgttccgcagccactTTGAGCTCACTTTgagccccttagaatgcttcccaatgcaccaaaatcggcaggcaggtcaagacaggcgcaatctttgataccgtgtaaagacaatttCCAAAtggactatgtagcgccccctagcagtcattctttgtcccgccgacgctttgagccctactttgaccccctcagaatgcttcaacactcaccaaactcaacagccaggtgaacactggtgaaaattttgataaaatataaaataataataataataataataaaataaatgaaaatatgcataaatgtgtgtagcgccccctaggaacaaaaccataatttcatttctttttttttttttttttttttttttttcctttcttttttttttttaaggtgaaagaggaggtaacaacacaaaggttaaaacttggaacacatcagtactatatgaatgggataacatatgtggtgcccagactgccgttagtactacatccagttttctttgggtgggcagagcgtgtccgtgggtgggcactaaCCCCGGTAACGCCGctgcttctgcctttgtaccagGGCTGGTCAAAGCTTAGcatagcagttatgcttattgaccattagatgtctccaaactaagattctTGGGATTTGCTAAGTGAGCATTTATCATtaataaagcatccagtggggcatcacaatacaattagccataatatgtccacgaccgcatatatcggtattgaTTTGATATCgtaatcggatttttggagttggacaatatcaggttaTATCGGTTAAAAACTCATTCTCAGACAACTCTATGAAATTCTTTCAAAGCAGTGATAACAATTGGAAGGTTTATGATGTGGTTCGTTTGTCTGAGTGTTGCAAGTggtaatatgccaaagttaCAGGGTGGACAATGTAAGAACCGTTCATTTTTAGAGCAGATCCAGTTCATCAAACTAGCACCTATAATGGCAGCCGATGTCTTAATTgatgaaatacagtgatccctcgctacatcgcgcttcaaacttcgcgccttctgtccatcgcggattttttttcaattaattttttttttttttttttttaaatacagagctgtcccgagccgatcgcataGTCTCACTCTGCCTCCTTCTCTTCCTTTCCTGCTTTTTgttcgtcaggcagtgcactggagttgcttattaaagttaacgatgattgacagatgtttgtgtttgatattGCCAGAGACACGAACTTTAAAGCGCcggatgcgtcaatcatcgttctacttgtcaaacagttgctgtggcaactcattgtgtgtaagtgaacaGCTTGagaatttgagtagactcactcaatgacgcatttaataaaGTCAAGCAATTTtggactactttattcttgtttaaaaatagttATGTGGGACcgcaacatgtttaaaacatcataattattacatttgaagtgctttaaAACCATTtactaaaatatacatatactttttttttttattatactttgggggaaaatttgaaaaaacatgtcttacagTGCAGGCCAAAATAATtgccacccctgcaattctgtcagatagtgctcagtttctcccagaaaatgattgcaattacaaatgctttgatagtaatatcttcatttattttgcttgcaatgaaaaaacacaaaagagaatgaccaaaaaaattaaatcattattattttgcacaaaactccaaaaatggcccagacaaaagtattggcaccctcagcctaaaacTTAGTAGCACGacctttagacaaaaaaacTACGAACAACCACAAACTGCTCCAGGtcactgagatttgaagggtgccttctacacactgccattttcagatctctccacaggtgttctatgggattcaggtctggactcattgctggccactttagaagtctccagtgctttctctcaaaccattttctagtactttttgaagtgtgttttgggtcattgtcctgctggaagacccatgacctctgagagagacccagctttctcacactgggccctacattatgctgcaaatttTGTTGCTAGTCTtccgacttcataatgccatgcacacggtccaacagtccagtgccagaggcggcAAAGCAacaccaaaacatcagggaacctccgccatgtttgactgtggggaccatgttcttttctttgaaggtccCTGTAATCTCTGTGTTCCCAAAAATCTCTACTTTTGTTTCGtccgaccagagaacattcttccaaaacgtttttggcttcatCAGGTAAGTTtctgcaaactccagcctggaatttttatatatatgggtcagaagtggggtcttcctgggtatcctactataaagtcccttttcattcagacgccgacggatagtatgggttgacactgatgtaccctcagactgcaggacagcttgaacttgtatggatgttagtcgagattctttatccaccatctgcacaatctttcgttgaaatctctcgtcaatttttcttttccgttcacatctagggaggtaagCCACAgttccatgggctttacacttattaatgacactgcgcacggtagacacaggaacattcaggtctctgGCGATGGTTTTGTagtcttgagattgcccatgcttcctcacaactatgcttctcaagtcctcagacagttctttggtcttctttctttttcatgctcaatgtggtacacaaaaggacagaggacagaggttgagtcaactttactcCATTTTAACTCACTGCAAGTGTCatctagttattgccaccacctgttatgtgccacaggtaagtaacaggtactgttaattacacaaattagagaagcatcacatgatttttctaaGGGTTTCAttccaagcaaaataaatgaagatattactaccaaagcatttgtaatggcgtgccgcaagcaacacgtcacttccgctcattaatgttcatgacattagctactgttgctaagtagggacaagccaccgttcgtccctaataggaaatgaatggaaatcgtgtacaaaggagatgttaacagagctaaatctaccaattctctccgaaaattatGTGcccggtgccaaattcactggcaaagatgtggaagaacataaaaatgttcagttaaagagatggcttgagtgtcgaaggctgaaaaagacgaaaaaaacgagccgacctaagcatagctttagcttttttatcgacgcgactgacaatgacattctcctgtttcaacaagctatcctttaccatcagccctgtctttcttatatatcttctggttgtcctacgtctctgaccgttcttgggggtaatttagttagctttgagtagcggtcgcaaatgctactcagtgacagccaacgaacactttaattttttcattgattctataatttatttagacttccttactaaagttgtatatatatatatatatatatatatatatatatatatatacagtgccttgcaaaagtattcagcccccttgaaccttgcaacctttcgccacatttcaggcttcaaacataaagatataaaattttaattttttgtcaagaatcaacaacaagtgggacacaatcgtgaagtggaacaaaatttattggataatttaaacttttttaacaaataaaaaactgaaaagtggggcgtgcaatattattcggcccccttgcgttaatactttgtagcgccaccttttgctctaattacagctgcaagtcgcttggggtatgtttctatcagttttgcacatcgagagactgacattcttgcccattcttccttgcaaaacagctcgagctctgtgaggttggatggagagtgtttgtgaacagcagtcttcagctctttccactgattctcgattggattcaggtctggactttgacttggccattctaacacctggatacgtttatttttgaaccattccattgtagaattggctttatgttttggatcattgtcctgttggaagataaatctccgtcccaatctcaggtcttgtgcagataccaacaggttttcttccagaatgttcctgtatttggctgcatccatcttcccgtcaattttaaccatcttccctgtccctgctgaagaaaagcaggcccaaaccatgatgctgccaccaccatgtttgacagtggggatggtgtgttcagggtgatgagctgtgtagcttttacgccaaacatatcgttttgcattgtggccaagaagttcaattttggtttcatctgaccagagcaccttcttccacatgtttggtgtgtctcccaggtggcttgtggcaaactttaaacgagactttttatggatatctttgagaaatggctttcttcttgccactcttccataaaggccagatttgtgcagtgtacgactgattgttgtcctatggacagactttcgcacctcagctgtagatctctgcagttcatccagagtgatcttggctgcatctctgatcagttttctctttgtttgagaagaaagtttggaaggacggccgagtcttggtagatttgcagtggtctgatgctccttccatttcaatatgatggcttgcacagtgctcctggagatgtttaaagcttgggaaatctttttgtatccaaatccggctttaaacttttccacaacagtatctcggacctgcctggtgtgttccttggttttcataatgctctctgcactttaaacagaaccctgagactatcacagagcaggtgcatttatacggagacttgattacacacaggtggattctatttatcatcatcggtcatttaggacaacattggatcattcagagatcctcactgtgaATTtcttatctttatgtttgaagcctgaaatgtggcgaaaggttgcaagattcaagggggccgaatacttttgcaaggcactgtacatatatatatatatatatacatatataaacagaaacggtaacagtggcagtcagataccattgtaattcttttcaggtcattcattgtcagacagaagcagtacggcacaacgttatgctaaaagaataagttaaaaatataaaaattgcttacctctttgtcctctgaaagtccatgccaacccaacaaaatgtttactacatatgaagtgtgaatggattcaccgagctggtgttaaagtccgcgcaagttgattcggtcttcacattttttcctcccgagttcctggtttccggaaacgtatgaagaaaacatccttcatgtgtcgtaatgtctagagtcgtttctacaagttcaaaaagcaatgcgtgatcggcatgttcgtttttgaaagattaccggcgaaaagtagcacaaattacgttgtttctatgcgagggcgggtctataatgtcccacttcggctttacttccgctttacgatgcgacgtcacggtctaaaaatagcaagcgtgcggtacgccattgcaatcattttctgggagaaattgaacattacctgacagaactgcaggggtgccaatacatttggctGGCAATGTATATTTATCTCTTTTCAATGCTAAATTTGAATCAATACattgaatacaaaaaaaaagtttttttgcgggggaggggggtgctactttgtggtttttcacttttcGCGGTGGgttttggtccccattaaccgcgaaaaacaacggATCACTGTACTTTAAAGCAGTTGATGTTTGAGTGTTGTAACTGGTAATAGGTCAATGCTACTGTGTATTGGATGTGAAAATAGTTCATTTTTAGAGCAGATCTGGTTCATTTGGCGAGCATCATTATTGGCAGTCAATGTCTTAATGTAGTTGATGACCTTAGTTTTAGTGTTGTAAATTTTACTCTTGTAAAGTTACTGTgtattcaatgtaaaaaaatgttcatttttagaGCAGATCTGGTTtgtctatcatcatcaatggcagccaacgagtagTTAAGATAGCGGTGCCCTTTGTTAGAGCAGAGGAAAAGGTTACGTCCTTTGCGATTAAAGCAAGTCGATCTTCAGCGGCTTTTATTGCCCACCTGGGCAACATTTCTCCGAATGTTTTCGCTCACCTTAATCCCGAGGCTGAGAGAGTGCGTCAAAACAAGCGCGCGCCTTATCAGTTGTGACATCTGACATTAGAGCAGACTGCCGGCTTTGGCCCGCGGATCCTTGAGCGGGATTTCACGTGCACGGCCGCTTAACGACGCCGCTCGACACGGGCCGGTTTCAAAGCAAAATGGGGGTaaaagtgaggaaaaaaagaggACGGAGAAGTTTTGAGCAGGGGCGCTCAAACCATGGTGCTCTTCTTCTCCCGAAAGTCTGCGTGCGAGGGCTCGTGGTAGGTGGTGATCATGTTGGCCGCGTCCCAGCGCGCCACCGGAGCCGGGGAGCTCTGCATGACCACCAGGCGGATGGGCGACTGAGTGGGCTGCGGGTCGGGCGCGTACTCCTTGGTGGGGTCCTTGCCACGGCAGTCGTACATGATACAGGAGATGAGGAAAACCAAGAGCAGGATGACGTAGCTGGCGATCAGGATGCACAGGTTGAGGGTGACCGGGTCGATCTCCTGGTAGTTCTCCAGAAAGCCCATGACGCGCAACGCTTTGGGGAGCTCAAACCCGCGAGGCGGCGGTGGCGGCCGCTGAAGCTGTGCCGCCCGGGGCGTCCGCCCGTCCTGCCTCCTCCATCTTCTGCTGAGCGACTCCCGATGGGTGGCTCGCTTTAATAAGTTAACTCGCAACTCCGTGACAGATTCTCGTTTATATGGTCCTTTCTGTGGGTGTGTGCGCGCGCGCACGGCGTAATCTTAATCTCGATTGTGAGCGGGGATTGGCGACAGCGGCCATCTGGCCAAATTCCGGCTCAGGAAAGGGCGGGGAGATTGGTCCAACTTGTGGAGGTGAAAATCTGCCATTCAAAGACGCTATCGGATTTGAACATATTTCAAATTGATTATctcattgacggtgataaacgtccaatcaatttgggcTGGAGGTCTGGCAGCgatgcactgaaagatgagcgtcACTGTATCAGCGAGGTTTAAAGAGTATGTCATTGCGGCTATTGGCCAAGAGAGAGCAGCATTGAACGGTAGCAAGTTGTGCGCTTGCTACTTGGTGACGTCATGAAGGCCAGAAACTTTCTACTTGTCACTTTCTTTCTTTTCGTCTTCTTTTAATATTCCTGCACATCTTTCTGTTCCTGTTTATCCTCCTTTGTACACCACATTTTCTCTCCTCTTCATCCTTTTTTCTCCTTAATTTCCACCTCCTTTTCCTTCTCTTTTTCCACCTCTAATTTTACTTCCTTTTCCTCTATTCCTTCATTCTCTCTTCTTCCTAACTGTATTTGTTCTTCATGTCCTCTATTTCTCCTGTTCTTCCTCTTTCTTTTGTCCCTTCTCCTCCTTCATGTTCTCTTCCCTCTGTTCTTCATCCTCCTTTTCTCCCAGCTCCTTGCTCAATTCTTTTTACGCTACCTCAGTTGTTCTTAACCAgggtttgatcgaaccccaggcataggcggagtttgactttttgggcgggggggggcacaacatgttgatgaccccaaaacgcagtgtcagtaataaaattaacttacaagaatatgtataataaataataaattgaaaatgagcgtttttttgtttcccatcattcttgaggggaattctaaatcaggctgcttaggacagctatacttttcgccaagatcgtcatccattgaatatggtacgcccgccggtgttgtgccaatgttgttaccccagtcaaaaattgtatcccctgggcggagtcatatggag
Coding sequences within it:
- the LOC130931962 gene encoding small integral membrane protein 36-like, yielding MGFLENYQEIDPVTLNLCILIASYVILLLVFLISCIMYDCRGKDPTKEYAPDPQPTQSPIRLVVMQSSPAPVARWDAANMITTYHEPSHADFREKKSTMV